The Montipora foliosa isolate CH-2021 chromosome 1, ASM3666993v2, whole genome shotgun sequence genome has a window encoding:
- the LOC137999593 gene encoding G2/M phase-specific E3 ubiquitin-protein ligase-like, translating to MALFLITQLATKGYFELGAGQSETEIRKSITEVLEQRFPFVRPDHFDFVKRERNKVTTPIVNKSLEWNYKHVKELCGQGKLYVRLNVLREVIEACDEPSPSVTKVEDNEDLMTSPFSSDFLINSLPRKSESAPANSSADCRLFDNGLTNTDNASASGASTSADSLRNDVFSISSPSSQSDKATLRELLPAASDEVLNNALLEFGGLNSAADALLEGDSLQEDCNTAECESLVQIINILGRKLTGKRKKLEVDEDDLIEDAVAYYKSIQFDSSCPLRITFRGQPAIDSGGVLRLFYSDLFEGLVQGKLLLLFEGEEAHKVPSYQPQAVMSGMFEMVGKMIAHSLVQGGPGFPCLALPCFYYLVTGDVMCAFAYCDVWDIPDPSSRNIVLQVIDVIDDNELRELAKNDEVINLVANCGETSVLQMSAKGKTIQSIVMYEVISKRKMALDQLRNGLTTLGVLDEMSKHPNLFESVFTFKPVKLTPATVKDCLKYSDELSDRAQKTKMMMTRFVNQSSSSRLMQLMQYCTGSKMMPSVQNFAINVNFHGENYISSSTCTFTLLMPDHFPSYGLFELSLNSAFCSSGKSFTSV from the exons ATGGCTTTGTTCCTGATTACGCAGTTAGCGACGAAAGGTTACTTTGAGCTGGGAGCAGGCCAGTCGGAAACGGAAATCAGAAAGAGTATAACAGAGGTACTGGAGCAGCGATTCCCGTTCGTCAGACCAGATCATTTTGATTTTGTCAAGCGAGAGCGCAACAAAGTTACTACCCCCATTGTAAACAAATCTCTCGAATGGAATTATAAACACGTGAAAGAGTTATGTGGCCAAGGAAAGCTTTATGTTCGTTTAAATGTGTTGAGAGAAGTCATAGAAGCGTGTGATGAACCATCGCCCTCAGTGACTAAAGTTGAGGACAATGAGGACTTGATGACATCACCCTTCTCCTCAGATTTCCTAATTAATTCCTTGCCCAGGAAATCTGAAAGTGCACCAGCTAATTCATCTGCAGACTGTAGACTATTTGACAATGGCCTTACTAACACAGATAATGCAAGTGCATCTGGGGCATCTACTTCTGCTGATTCGCTTAGAAATGATGTGTTCTCCATTTCCAGTCCAAGCAGCCAGAGTGACAAGGCAACACTGCGAGAACTGCTGCCAGCTGCGAGTGATGAAGTCCTTAACAATGCACTTCTGGAATTTGGTGGTCTCAATTCAGCAGCAGATGCTCTTCTTGAAGGGGATTCCCTTCAAGAAGACTGCAATACCGCAGAATGTGAATCATTAGTGCAGATCATCAATATTCTGGGAAGAAAGTTgacaggaaaaagaaagaaactagaagttgatgaagatgattTGATTGAAGATGCAGTGGCCTATTACAAGTCCATTCAGTTTGATTCTTCCTGTCCTTTGAGAATTACCTTTCGAGGGCAGCCTGCCATAGACAGTGGTGGAGTGTTGAGACTCTTTTATTCTGACTTATTTGAAGGATTAGTACAGGGCAAGCTACTGCTGCTGTTTGAAGGAGAAGAAGCCCACAAAGTGCCAAGCTACCAACCACAGGCTGTTATGAGTGGAATGTTTGAAATGGTTGGAAAAATGATAGCCCACTCACTTGTGCAAGGAGGCCCTGGATTTCCATGTTTGGCCCTGCCATGTTTCTATTACCTTGTGACTGGAGATGTCATGTGTGCATTTGCGTACTGTGATGTTTGGGATATTCCAGATCCATCTTCAAGGAATATAGTCTTGCAG GTAATTGATGTCATTGATGATAATGAGCTGAGAGAGCTAGCCAAGAATGATGAAGTAATTAATCTGGTGGCTAATTGTGGAGAGACAAGTGTTCTACAG ATGTCTGCAAAAGGGAAAACAATACAATCAATAGTTATGTATGAGGTCATTTCAAAACGAAAAATGGCTTTGGATCAGTTGAGAAATGGATTGACGACCCTTGGTGTTCTTGATGAGATGTCTAAGCACCCAAATCTGTTTGAAAGTGTGTTCACCTTTAAACCTGTTAAACTGACACCAGCCACAGTTAAAGATTGCCTCAAGTATTCAGATGAATTAAGTGACCGAGCACAGAAAACCAAGATGATGATGACCAGATTTGTTAACCAGTCATCAAGTTCCAGGTTGATGCAATTAATGCAGTACTGCACTGGAAGCAAGATGATGCCTTCAGTACAGAACTTTGCAATAAATGTAAATTTTCATGGTGAAAATTACATCTCTTCATCAACATGCACCTTTACATTGTTAATGCCTGATCATTTTCCCTCTTATGGTCTGTTTGAGCTTTCTTTGAATTCAGCCTTTTGTTCATCTGGAAAGTCTTTTACCTCAGTGTGA